The following proteins are co-located in the Lentibacillus sp. JNUCC-1 genome:
- a CDS encoding DUF421 domain-containing protein: protein MFEKYFQMGTDMIFGFIALFILTKILGKTQMSQLTAFDFISAVIIGELVGNALFDDKAGIPEIAFVVLLWGLLLYVVEFITQRFQGSRYFLEGKPSLMIHHGELIKEEMKKNKMTVEEVQQLMREKDVFSVQEVEYGILETDGKLSILKKPAYQQPTKQDLNVSQKPAFLPYALIEDGEVIEDNLIEAGLSKSWLLDELKKSGFNHIKDIFYCEYTEGKKLFVQSFTKKTERKKD from the coding sequence ATGTTTGAAAAATATTTTCAAATGGGGACAGATATGATTTTTGGCTTTATAGCCTTATTTATATTGACTAAAATTCTCGGCAAAACTCAAATGTCACAGTTGACTGCTTTCGATTTCATCTCTGCAGTGATCATCGGGGAACTTGTTGGAAATGCCTTGTTTGATGACAAAGCAGGCATCCCTGAAATTGCTTTTGTTGTTTTGCTGTGGGGTCTTTTATTATATGTCGTTGAATTTATCACCCAGCGTTTTCAAGGGTCACGTTATTTTCTTGAAGGAAAGCCCTCCCTCATGATTCATCATGGCGAATTGATCAAAGAAGAAATGAAAAAGAATAAAATGACAGTAGAAGAAGTACAACAGCTTATGAGAGAGAAAGATGTATTCTCAGTTCAGGAAGTTGAGTATGGGATCCTCGAAACTGACGGGAAACTATCCATTTTGAAAAAGCCTGCCTATCAGCAGCCGACAAAGCAAGATCTTAATGTTTCCCAGAAACCTGCCTTCCTCCCGTATGCATTAATAGAAGATGGAGAGGTAATTGAAGATAATCTCATTGAAGCTGGCCTGTCCAAATCCTGGTTGCTTGATGAGCTCAAGAAAAGCGGCTTTAATCATATTAAAGATATCTTTTACTGCGAGTATACAGAAGGCAAAAAGTTGTTTGTACAGTCATTTACAAAGAAAACGGAAAGAAAAAAAGACTAG
- a CDS encoding CotY/CotZ family spore coat protein, with translation MGCGKVHDTGNCVCDILKEIADAQQDVVENCCETSCERSISDLLGDTDVGNGLDTVPVLLYCKDGCQPFKGFGADPDRINDIMGSFYFRVKKVTDDCCAVLELLRDDNDNDDDPDSPVTQFTGELEATGICMTVDLNCFCHVTCLPAISAF, from the coding sequence ATGGGTTGTGGAAAAGTGCATGATACTGGAAATTGCGTTTGCGATATTCTAAAAGAAATTGCAGATGCGCAACAAGATGTTGTGGAGAATTGCTGTGAAACGAGTTGCGAACGTTCAATCAGTGATTTACTCGGTGATACAGATGTTGGAAATGGCTTAGATACGGTTCCAGTTCTGCTTTACTGCAAGGACGGCTGTCAGCCATTTAAGGGCTTTGGAGCCGATCCGGACAGAATTAATGACATTATGGGCAGCTTCTATTTCAGAGTGAAAAAAGTAACAGATGACTGCTGTGCTGTTCTTGAATTGCTGAGAGATGATAATGATAATGACGATGATCCAGATTCGCCTGTAACTCAGTTCACAGGAGAATTGGAAGCAACTGGTATCTGTATGACAGTTGATCTCAACTGCTTCTGCCATGTTACGTGCTTGCCGGCAATTTCAGCATTTTAA
- a CDS encoding CotO family spore coat protein, translating into MAEKRYAKSPLLYVEQSGINEPKARMQHQYQSPKKKPNRLKKEESVVPQKKRTKKTANKNKQNEQLVEEEIEQNEEQNINEFESVPQTEEEDVQEKMQDKKFKDMSIDEKLVYLTNRSPHAPVLRCEIKTEDRTYRGVIMELDDNIVKVRVGRRTSITKVQVTDIKSVRLLGLI; encoded by the coding sequence ATGGCTGAAAAACGATATGCCAAGTCGCCGCTGTTATATGTTGAACAGTCTGGCATTAATGAACCGAAAGCGCGCATGCAGCATCAGTATCAATCACCCAAGAAAAAACCAAACCGATTGAAAAAGGAAGAATCAGTTGTCCCACAAAAGAAGAGAACAAAGAAAACCGCAAATAAAAACAAACAAAACGAACAGCTGGTTGAAGAAGAGATTGAACAAAATGAAGAGCAAAACATAAATGAATTCGAATCAGTGCCACAAACTGAAGAGGAAGATGTTCAGGAGAAAATGCAGGACAAAAAGTTTAAGGATATGTCAATTGATGAGAAGTTGGTCTATTTAACAAATCGTTCCCCACACGCACCTGTTCTTCGTTGCGAAATTAAAACAGAAGACCGCACATACCGGGGTGTCATTATGGAATTGGATGACAATATCGTTAAAGTGCGTGTCGGCAGACGAACTTCTATTACAAAGGTTCAAGTAACTGATATTAAAAGTGTACGCCTGCTAGGTCTCATTTAA
- the mgtE gene encoding magnesium transporter: MENEIRTENAYTLLDAALDGDQMTDFRHVYLEMHPYDQAMYFMQLGKEKRMQLYTYLSPEEMAEIMENIEREDTEPYFIEMDPHFAAMVLGRMSADDAVDILNELDKDQVVSFLTLMDDQPAEEIKQLLHYEEKTAGSIMTTEFVALFKTQTISEVMKQLKQEAPEAETIYYLYVLDEDKRLVGVTSLRDLIIAEETDIIANVMSENVVSVSVAKDQEDIAQMMRDYDFLALPVVDFQSHLLGIITVDDILDVMEEEASDDYSKFAAVMDTDSRTDNPFSAAKKRLPWLIILLFLGMFTASLIGMFEETISRVALLAAFIPVIAGMAGNTGTQALAVAVRGIATGDYGKEGKIKLLAREAGTGAIIGIVCGIVIFVVVLVWKHNLAFGILIGIAIMMTLFVATISGSIIPILMDKLKIDPAVASGPFITTINDLISVIIYFGLATLFLSMLT; encoded by the coding sequence ATGGAGAACGAGATTCGAACAGAAAATGCTTATACCCTTTTGGATGCTGCTTTGGATGGAGATCAGATGACTGACTTCCGTCATGTGTATTTAGAAATGCACCCTTATGATCAGGCCATGTATTTCATGCAGCTGGGTAAAGAAAAAAGGATGCAGTTGTATACCTATCTCTCACCTGAAGAAATGGCCGAAATTATGGAAAACATTGAACGTGAAGACACTGAGCCTTACTTCATTGAAATGGATCCGCATTTCGCAGCAATGGTGCTTGGAAGGATGAGTGCCGACGATGCGGTGGATATTTTAAATGAACTGGATAAAGACCAGGTTGTCAGTTTTTTAACTTTAATGGACGATCAGCCGGCAGAAGAAATTAAACAGCTGCTTCATTATGAAGAAAAAACAGCCGGTAGTATCATGACAACTGAATTTGTCGCTTTGTTCAAAACCCAGACAATTAGTGAAGTCATGAAGCAATTAAAACAGGAAGCACCCGAAGCAGAAACCATTTATTATTTATATGTGCTTGATGAGGATAAACGTCTTGTTGGTGTCACCTCACTAAGAGATTTGATTATTGCTGAAGAAACAGATATTATTGCTAACGTAATGAGTGAGAACGTCGTGTCTGTATCTGTGGCAAAAGACCAGGAAGACATCGCACAAATGATGCGCGATTATGATTTTCTCGCATTGCCGGTAGTGGACTTTCAATCCCATTTGCTTGGAATCATTACTGTAGATGATATTCTCGATGTTATGGAAGAAGAAGCAAGCGATGACTATTCTAAGTTTGCCGCTGTTATGGATACTGACAGCCGGACTGATAACCCCTTTTCAGCCGCAAAAAAACGTTTGCCGTGGTTAATTATATTATTATTCCTTGGCATGTTTACAGCGAGTCTGATTGGGATGTTTGAAGAAACGATCTCACGTGTTGCGCTTCTTGCTGCATTTATTCCCGTTATTGCCGGTATGGCAGGAAATACAGGTACACAAGCTCTTGCTGTTGCTGTCCGTGGTATTGCGACAGGTGACTACGGCAAGGAAGGGAAGATTAAGTTGCTGGCCAGAGAGGCCGGAACAGGCGCCATCATTGGAATAGTTTGCGGTATCGTTATTTTTGTTGTTGTTTTGGTATGGAAACATAATCTGGCCTTTGGGATTCTGATCGGTATAGCCATTATGATGACACTATTTGTCGCAACCATATCAGGGTCCATTATTCCGATTCTCATGGATAAACTTAAAATTGACCCAGCAGTTGCTTCAGGTCCTTTTATTACTACGATTAATGACTTGATTTCAGTTATTATTTATTTTGGTCTGGCGACATTATTCCTGAGTATGCTGACATAG
- a CDS encoding FtsW/RodA/SpoVE family cell cycle protein: MKNQQTNIDYTLILIIILLFTASIFALHTIDPYLPAKYDNQNFLLKQTQWYIIGGILIFLIMLIDYDRLRQVAWVLYGVGITTLLMLFFRFPASIVHEANNAVSWFMLPGIGSVQPGELFKIAHVLIIAHLIFGHNMKYVNRTNKTDLWLFTKIMLVALPPMALIAVQPDLGGALVLASITGAMLLVSGIRWRVILTIFAAAFLVAGLAIAVWFYVPGPLSEFLEETVFNHIQSRFYGWIYPEQYPDSGYQLVLAMLAIGSGKLFGKGVSTMEVYVPEKHTDMIFTAIAEQFGFIGASVVLILFFLLIYRMIHIAIMSNEQFGSFLVTGFIGMFVYQIFQNIGMSIQLLPITGLPLPFLSYGGSSTLTYLIAIGIVLNVHSRTKTYMFE; encoded by the coding sequence ATGAAGAACCAACAGACAAATATAGATTATACATTGATTTTGATCATTATTCTACTCTTTACAGCGAGCATCTTTGCTTTGCATACAATAGACCCTTATTTACCGGCCAAGTACGATAACCAGAATTTCCTGCTCAAACAAACACAGTGGTATATTATTGGGGGGATACTGATATTCCTCATTATGCTGATTGATTACGACCGTTTGAGACAAGTTGCGTGGGTCCTTTACGGAGTGGGCATCACAACACTTCTCATGCTGTTCTTCCGATTTCCAGCAAGCATTGTGCATGAAGCAAATAATGCGGTTAGCTGGTTTATGCTTCCTGGAATTGGTTCAGTCCAGCCGGGGGAATTATTTAAAATTGCACATGTGCTCATCATCGCACATCTTATCTTCGGCCATAACATGAAATATGTCAATCGTACGAATAAAACGGATTTGTGGCTCTTCACAAAAATCATGCTGGTTGCATTGCCGCCCATGGCTTTAATCGCAGTCCAGCCCGATCTCGGCGGTGCGCTTGTGCTCGCAAGTATAACCGGAGCCATGTTGCTTGTCTCTGGTATTAGGTGGCGGGTAATACTGACTATTTTCGCAGCGGCCTTTCTTGTAGCAGGCCTTGCAATTGCCGTATGGTTCTATGTACCGGGGCCTTTATCGGAATTTCTGGAAGAAACTGTTTTTAATCATATCCAAAGCCGTTTTTATGGATGGATCTATCCAGAACAATATCCTGATTCAGGGTATCAGCTGGTGCTTGCAATGCTTGCGATTGGCTCTGGAAAGCTTTTTGGCAAAGGCGTCAGCACTATGGAAGTGTATGTCCCCGAGAAGCATACCGATATGATTTTCACAGCCATTGCTGAGCAATTCGGATTTATTGGGGCAAGTGTGGTCCTGATTCTCTTCTTCCTGCTCATTTACCGCATGATCCACATTGCGATCATGAGCAATGAACAATTCGGCAGTTTTCTTGTCACAGGTTTTATTGGCATGTTCGTGTACCAGATATTCCAAAATATCGGCATGTCTATCCAACTTCTGCCCATCACCGGATTACCGCTGCCCTTTCTAAGCTATGGTGGAAGCTCAACACTGACCTACTTAATTGCAATCGGCATTGTACTAAACGTACATTCCCGGACAAAAACATATATGTTCGAATAA
- the prpE gene encoding bis(5'-nucleosyl)-tetraphosphatase PrpE: MKIDVIGDVHGCVGELKDLFAKLGYVENGGAFIHPEGRIPVFLGDLTDRGPDSVAIIKLVSQMVLEKKTAKYVPGNHCNKLYRYFRGNPVQQKHGLETTVAEYMGLSEEEQKQVQNAFMTLYENAPLYLVLKDANAIIAHAGIKSSLIGEYGKKAESFVLYGDVSGKTHPDGRPIRGDWAQTYTGSMWVVYGHTPVLKPRIVHKTINIDTGCVFGGALTAFRLPEETTVSVPSKQPFQKEKFSFTE, from the coding sequence ATGAAGATAGATGTTATTGGGGATGTTCATGGGTGTGTCGGTGAGTTAAAAGATTTGTTTGCGAAACTTGGCTACGTTGAAAATGGTGGTGCCTTTATCCATCCTGAAGGGCGGATACCTGTTTTTCTTGGAGACCTCACTGACCGTGGCCCTGACTCAGTTGCGATAATCAAACTGGTTTCACAAATGGTTCTTGAAAAAAAGACAGCCAAATATGTGCCTGGCAACCATTGCAACAAATTATACCGGTACTTCCGCGGCAATCCTGTCCAACAAAAACACGGTCTTGAAACAACAGTGGCAGAATATATGGGCTTAAGTGAAGAAGAACAAAAACAAGTCCAAAATGCGTTTATGACGTTGTATGAAAACGCACCTCTGTATCTTGTGTTAAAAGACGCAAACGCCATCATCGCTCACGCTGGAATCAAATCATCATTGATTGGTGAGTATGGTAAAAAAGCTGAATCCTTCGTTCTTTACGGAGACGTCTCGGGCAAGACCCATCCCGACGGACGGCCAATCCGGGGAGATTGGGCTCAAACCTATACCGGGAGTATGTGGGTTGTATATGGACACACACCTGTACTGAAGCCCCGCATCGTTCACAAAACCATCAACATTGACACTGGTTGTGTGTTTGGCGGTGCATTAACGGCTTTCCGTCTACCAGAGGAAACGACTGTCTCTGTTCCATCAAAACAGCCTTTTCAAAAAGAAAAATTCAGCTTTACAGAATGA